Part of the Drosophila santomea strain STO CAGO 1482 chromosome 2L, Prin_Dsan_1.1, whole genome shotgun sequence genome is shown below.
TGCATAATTCGAATCCAGCATCCTTGTGTATCTCCTTCACTCGGGTAGATACGCTGATAGCCTCGCTCTCTGTAGCGAAACTGTCCACGTAGTCATCGACATAATGGTAGTCGGTGATGGCCTTGACCGCTCTCGGATCCGAATCCCGATACTTCAGGGCATTCATAGTCTTCACGTAATGCGCAGCGCTCGGCGAGCAGGCTGCTCCAAACGTCATTACGTTCATCTCGTAGACATCCGGATCTCTCTCGTCGTCGCCATCTCTCCAGAGGAATCGTTGGGAACATCTATCCTCGGGTCGGATCAGCACTTGGTGGAACATCTCCTTGATGTCACCGCAGACTCCGACGGCTCCCTCTCTGAAATGAAAGAGCACAGCCGGCAAAGGCTTATAGTGCTGAGGCCCTTTGTCCAGCTCCGAATTTAGCGAGGTTCCTCCAACTTTGGCTGCAGCATCAAACACAAGCCGTACCTTGCCGGGCTTGTTTGGGTTTTCGACACCAAAATGTGGCAAATACCATAGGCGATCGCTCCTTACCGCGACCTCCTCCGGCTGCAGCCTCCTCGCGTATCCTTTAGATACGTAATCCTTTATAATCCGATCGTATTCCTGCGCCAACGGCTTGTTGCGCTTCATCTTCTTCTCGACGTTGACCAGCCTCCTGTACGCCATCTCATAGCTCTGTGGCAGCACAACGTGGTCGTCCTTCCAGAGTAATCCCGTCTGGTAGCGACGCCCCACTTTCACCGTGGTGTCTTCGAGTATCCTTTGGGCCCGAACATCGTCGCTGGCTGCGACCGGCGGCGCGTGCTTCACTCCAAAGTTCTCCATGTCGAAGTAGTCCTCCACCATCTTTTCCATCGCGTCATCCACTGACACGGCAAGTAGGCAGGACCTCGGTGACGGCGTGGTCGGTTGCCCACTTACAGGCCCAAACACAACCCAGCCCAGCTCGGTTGCGGCCGCATACGGTCCCTCTCGAGCGAACCGCCTCGTCCTAAATGGCAACCCCAGATGTCCGTGATCCAGGCCGATGAGCAGCTTCGGCGCCACGTTGCTGTAAGGCTTCATCGGCAGACGCGCATCCCTGTGCACGCCCTGGACATCTCGTCGGCTCAATGTCTGCATCGGCAAACTCAAATTCGAAACGGCATAAACGTTTTTCAATACATGGCGAGTGGGCTTTCCAACTCCACTTATCTTCAGACTCACCACGTTGGTAGGCTCTCTGGTTGCCTTACCTCCAAACCATTGGATATTTAGCTGCCGACGCTCTCCTTGCACTCCAAGATCCTTTCGTAGCTCGTCATCGATCATCGTGACGGAGGAACCCTCATCTAGGAGCGCATACGTATCCACCTCTCGCCCCGCTCCGTACAGCGTAACCGGCAGTATACGGAACAGTAGACGGCCTCCTTCGGCGTCAACGCAGCTCAAATTCCTCTGCATGGGCGTTCCCGCTTCACGCGGAGCTCCTCTCTCCAGGCTGTTGCTGGGAGCGGCTGGCTGCCGGTTCCTCTCCTGGTCCCTGGCCGGGCTGCGTCTGGaaactgctggctgctggttcCTCTCCTGGTCCCTGGCTGGGCTGCGTCTGGaaactgctggctgctggttcCCTTCGTGGCGTCTGAAGCCACCTTGCTGCAGCGGCCTTCGCTCCTCGTCCGCACCATGTAGCAGACGGTGATGCTCCCTTCGGCATCCATTAATCTGGCACTCACCTTGCGTATAGCAGGATCTAGCCGTGTGCCCGCTTCGCAGGCATTTGAAGCAGAGCCGATGCCTCTTCACATTGCTCCACCTTTCCTGTGGCGAGGCTCCAATAAATTCTCTGCAGTTTAATATTCCATGCTGTCCTCCACAGATGGGACAACCTCCATGCCGATCATTCTGTTGATCGCATTCATTATGGTTGACGCTTGCATGTAGAAGTCGACGCCTCGGCTCCTTTCCCTCGACGTCCAAAACCGTGCACACCACGTTTGCGTACTCCTGTAGCCACGCGCTGAAGTGGACTACAGTGGGAAAGGGCGCAATCGTTGCAGCATGCCTGGCCCAGTCCACTCGCTTGCTCATTGGCAGCTTGGCCACAAGCTCCTCCATGAGGGTTGGGTTCCCCAGGTGCTGCTCCGCCTTCGCTGACTGCAAGAAAGCCGCGAGGTTACTCACTCGGGTTGCGAAGGGAATGATCTTCGCCAAATTGTGCTCCGAAATTGGCTGCACCTCTCGCACGTTGTTGAGCTGGCTGCGTATAAGCTGCTCCGGTCGTCCGAACCTAAAGCCCAGCTGCTCCATCACGGCGCTGACATTTCCTGGATGAATCAATAGCGCCTTCACTGCCTCGCGCGCTTCATTCTTCAGCGCCTTCAACAACCTCTGGTTGTTCTCCAGGTCCGTGCAGTTGTACGCTCGGGTCGTCTCCACGAACGCACAGCTGAAGATCGGCCACTCCTCTGGCTGCCCTCCAAATATAGGCAAGTCCGGAAGCTTCCTTGGCCCATATGCTCCCTGGATTCCACTCGGCGTCGTCGCGGCGTAGGATCCGACAAGTGCTGTTGTCGCATTGTGGATGCTCACGCTCGGTAGCACGAGTCCATGCGCTGGCTGCGCAATGCCTGTTGCACACAGCGGCTCCACAAAATAGTTGCTAGTAGTTAGCAATGGCGGTCCACTCGAAGATGGCGGCAGCGTGCATGCCGCACCGCTCGCACCGTCACCGTTGTATGGCACCGACCCGACCCCGTTATGTAAGGCCTCTCCGTTAGATGTGGGTATTGGCTGGTCGCTCCAAAATGGCGGCCGCCCCGACGCTCCACTGTTGGCGCCAACTGCGATTGGCGCGCAATTGGCGGTGCTCACACTTTCCAGGGATCTAGCCTTCTCCAGCTCCCTCTCCAACGCTGCGATCCTCTCCATGAGTTCCAACGCGAGGGGCTGGTTCACTTCCAGTACTGAACTCGCAGCTGTGACAGCAGTACTTCTAGGTTGGGAGGCTACTGTAGTCACCGTAGTGGCCGGGCAAGGAATCGACGCCGCCGTGATGTTCACCCGCGTCCGAGTTTCTGCTCCACTACTGGCTGGCTGCTGACTCACTGTTGTTATAGGGGTGGCTTCTCCTCTGTTCAGCCGGGCACTCTTCCTGGGGGAATGCTGCATCTTTCCCAGCTCCAAAATGGCGGCGCCTCTGCGCGTCCAATATGGCGGCGCCTCTGCGCGTCCAAAATGGCGGCGCCTCTACGCGTCCAAAATGGCGTCTCTGACGCCTCGTGCCGCTGGCTGCGGCCACGGATGCTTGGCGCTCTTTTGCGCCTTCTGACCGCTGGCTGCGGTCTCCACAAATGACGCTTCTTGCGTCTCCTTGTCGCTGGCTGCGACCCGTTCGCATCGGCGTTCGACGCTGGCTGCGTCCCTCTATGTCGTTGGCTGCGACTCCTCTGCCGGTACGTAGCGCTGGCTGCGCTCACACAAATCCTCCTTGCTGGCCGTCTAAACCGTCACTCCAGCTCCGGCAACTCTCTAGCTGGCCGTCTAAACCGTCTTTCCAGCGCAAGTTGCCCCTGCAGTCGCCCTAGGATTGCGAATAAAAGGCTGTCGTCGTTCGTCACATGGAGTTGCCTTAAACGGCTACCCCACGCATTGGTTCCCGAAAGAAAGGGCAGACTAATCCGTGGTAGTAGAACACGTTTTATTCTGGAAGACTTCAATGTTTCACAATTGCAACTAACTTAACTTATTAGCTCACCGCAGTGTGTCCTCCAACTCTTAAACGACAATGAAAGCTTAATTTTCCGGCAATTTACAATGGCGAAAAACAATGTGCCCAGACACATATGGGCTTACAAATCCTTCCTCATTCGGACTTCTTAAAAATACTAACTAGCCTATCGATAACAATATTCGATCCGCGACACCTAGGATTGTCATTTCCCGACCAGTGACGCGAGCGTCTAGTGAGTCTTCTCTATCGAGAAAATCCGAGAGTCCCTCCGCTGTCGGGACTGATTTCCTCCGCGTCACACGCTCTAccacaaagaaaatggcatCCTCTGAGCAGCCAACGCCCGCAACCGCAGCGTTGCATAAATTCATCGCCGTCACCGATCGCGTAAGCCTTTTCGAAGCGAAGATCAACACTCCTGATCAATTACAAGTCCGTTTGCAACAGG
Proteins encoded:
- the LOC120458123 gene encoding uncharacterized protein LOC120458123 isoform X2 — its product is MQHSPRKSARLNRGEATPITTVSQQPASSGAETRTRVNITAASIPCPATTVTTVASQPRSTAVTAASSVLEVNQPLALELMERIAALERELEKARSLESVSTANCAPIAVGANSGASGRPPFWSDQPIPTSNGEALHNGVGSVPYNGDGASGAACTLPPSSSGPPLLTTSNYFVEPLCATGIAQPAHGLVLPSVSIHNATTALVGSYAATTPSGIQGAYGPRKLPDLPIFGGQPEEWPIFSCAFVETTRAYNCTDLENNQRLLKALKNEAREAVKALLIHPGNVSAVMEQLGFRFGRPEQLIRSQLNNVREVQPISEHNLAKIIPFATRVSNLAAFLQSAKAEQHLGNPTLMEELVAKLPMSKRVDWARHAATIAPFPTVVHFSAWLQEYANVVCTVLDVEGKEPRRRLLHASVNHNECDQQNDRHGGCPICGGQHGILNCREFIGASPQERWSNVKRHRLCFKCLRSGHTARSCYTQGECQINGCRREHHRLLHGADEERRPLQQGGFRRHEGNQQPAVSRRSPARDQERNQQPAVSRRSPARDQERNRQPAAPSNSLERGAPREAGTPMQRNLSCVDAEGGRLLFRILPVTLYGAGREVDTYALLDEGSSVTMIDDELRKDLGVQGERRQLNIQWFGGKATREPTNVVSLKISGVGKPTRHVLKNVYAVSNLSLPMQTLSRRDVQGVHRDARLPMKPYSNVAPKLLIGLDHGHLGLPFRTRRFAREGPYAAATELGWVVFGPVSGQPTTPSPRSCLLAVSVDDAMEKMVEDYFDMENFGVKHAPPVAASDDVRAQRILEDTTVKVGRRYQTGLLWKDDHVVLPQSYEMAYRRLVNVEKKMKRNKPLAQEYDRIIKDYVSKGYARRLQPEEVAVRSDRLWYLPHFGVENPNKPGKVRLVFDAAAKVGGTSLNSELDKGPQHYKPLPAVLFHFREGAVGVCGDIKEMFHQVLIRPEDRCSQRFLWRDGDDERDPDVYEMNVMTFGAACSPSAAHYVKTMNALKYRDSDPRAVKAITDYHYVDDYVDSFATESEAISVSTRVKEIHKDAGFELCKFSSSSPTVETALGPGRVKSVGWGEAEEKILGMRWQVATDDFRFNVEYHRVPSSVLSGDRVPTKREYLSLVMSTFDPLGFLCCLMVTAKLLLREIWRQKIQWDEPLPEELSKAFAIWRKKMDTVGQFRCPRHYFGRGAVRAVELHVFVDASQAAFAAVAYWRVTYEDDDVQVSFVSAKTKCAPMRTMTIPRLELQAAVLGTRLMNTVKEEHSVVITDLVLWTDSKTVLRWIGSTHRRYKQFVGNRVAEILESSKVSQWRWVPTADNAADDATRSQKGVDLSQESRWLRGPAFLRQPGASWPGPEEGTERVPDAPDEEEMPCEFALVAADDFVIPFQRFSSFSRLVRTTAWVLRFARWCRKQRNELEEYGLTAAECKAAENLLVRQAQLESFPDEMRSAETGQDVARSSDIRGLVPYLDEDGILRAYGRIDAALCIPYSARRPVLLSHRHSLTELIVRDFHARMKHQNVDATIAEIRTKFWVTKMRRMMRRVISSCNECKLQRARPMPPIMGPHPEDRLDAGGWPFKYTGLDYFGPLLVTVSRHKEKRWVALFTCLTTRAIHLELAHDLSTDSCIIAIRNFVCRRGPVYRLRSDNGKNFVGADREARRFGDVFEMEKLQSELSSRSIEWVFNCPANPSEGGVWERMVQCVKRVLRHTLKEVAPRDHVLESFLIEAENIVNSRPLTHLPVDADQEAPLTPNDLLKGVANLPDTPGLDAELPKEGSTRKQWRIARLLRDRFWRRWVMEYLPTLVRREKWCRRTEPIHQGDMVFVCDPALARREWRKGIVEEIYSGADGVVRRAKVRVNDNGLSRTMMRPVSKLAVLDLSEAVLHGVGDVADL
- the LOC120458123 gene encoding uncharacterized protein LOC120458123 isoform X1 codes for the protein MQHSPRKSARLNRGEATPITTVSQQPASSGAETRTRVNITAASIPCPATTVTTVASQPRSTAVTAASSVLEVNQPLALELMERIAALERELEKARSLESVSTANCAPIAVGANSGASGRPPFWSDQPIPTSNGEALHNGVGSVPYNGDGASGAACTLPPSSSGPPLLTTSNYFVEPLCATGIAQPAHGLVLPSVSIHNATTALVGSYAATTPSGIQGAYGPRKLPDLPIFGGQPEEWPIFSCAFVETTRAYNCTDLENNQRLLKALKNEAREAVKALLIHPGNVSAVMEQLGFRFGRPEQLIRSQLNNVREVQPISEHNLAKIIPFATRVSNLAAFLQSAKAEQHLGNPTLMEELVAKLPMSKRVDWARHAATIAPFPTVVHFSAWLQEYANVVCTVLDVEGKEPRRRLLHASVNHNECDQQNDRHGGCPICGGQHGILNCREFIGASPQERWSNVKRHRLCFKCLRSGHTARSCYTQGECQINGCRREHHRLLHGADEERRPLQQGGFRRHEGNQQPAVSRRSPARDQERNQQPAVSRRSPARDQERNRQPAAPSNSLERGAPREAGTPMQRNLSCVDAEGGRLLFRILPVTLYGAGREVDTYALLDEGSSVTMIDDELRKDLGVQGERRQLNIQWFGGKATREPTNVVSLKISGVGKPTRHVLKNVYAVSNLSLPMQTLSRRDVQGVHRDARLPMKPYSNVAPKLLIGLDHGHLGLPFRTRRFAREGPYAAATELGWVVFGPVSGQPTTPSPRSCLLAVSVDDAMEKMVEDYFDMENFGVKHAPPVAASDDVRAQRILEDTTVKVGRRYQTGLLWKDDHVVLPQSYEMAYRRLVNVEKKMKRNKPLAQEYDRIIKDYVSKGYARRLQPEEVAVRSDRLWYLPHFGVENPNKPGKVRLVFDAAAKVGGTSLNSELDKGPQHYKPLPAVLFHFREGAVGVCGDIKEMFHQVLIRPEDRCSQRFLWRDGDDERDPDVYEMNVMTFGAACSPSAAHYVKTMNALKYRDSDPRAVKAITDYHYVDDYVDSFATESEAISVSTRVKEIHKDAGFELCKFSSSSPTVETALGPGRVKSVGWGEAEEKILGMRWQVATDDFRFNVEYHRVPSSVLSGDRVPTKREYLSLVMSTFDPLGFLCCLMVTAKLLLREIWRQKIQWDEPLPEELSKAFAIWRKKMDTVGQFRCPRHYFGRGAVRAVELHVFVDASQAAFAAVAYWRVTYEDDDVQVSFVSAKTKCAPMRTMTIPRLELQAAVLGTRLMNTVKEEHSVVITDLVLWTDSKTVLRWIGSTHRRYKQFVGNRVAEILESSKVSQWRWVPTADNAADDATRSQKGVDLSQESRWLRGPAFLRQPGASWPGPEEGTERVPDAPDEEEMPCEFALVAADDFVIPFQRFSSFSRLVRTTAWVLRFARWCRKQRNELEEYGLTAAECKAAENLLVRQAQLESFPDEMRSAETGQDVARSSDIRGLVPYLDEDGILRAYGRIDAALCIPYSARRPVLLSHRHSLTELIVRDFHARMKHQNVDATIAEIRTKFWVTKMRRMMRRVISSCNECKLQRARPMPPIMGPHPEDRLDAGGWPFKYTGLDYFGPLLVTVSRHKEKRWVALFTCLTTRAIHLELAHDLSTDSCIIAIRNFVCRRGPVYRLRSDNGKNFVGADREARRFGDVFEMEKLQSELSSRSIEWVFNCPANPSEGGVWERMVQCVKRVLRHTLKEVAPRDHVLESFLIEAENIVNSRPLTHLPVDADQEAPLTPNDLLKGVANLPDTPGLDAELPKEGSTRKQWRIARLLRDRFWRRWVMEYLPTLVRREKWCRRTEPIHQGDMVFVCDPALARREWRKGIVEEIYSGADGVVRRAKVRVNDNGLSRTMMRPVSKLAVLDLSEAVLHGVGDVADRILLSIG